One segment of Desmodus rotundus isolate HL8 chromosome 6, HLdesRot8A.1, whole genome shotgun sequence DNA contains the following:
- the SH3TC2 gene encoding SH3 domain and tetratricopeptide repeat-containing protein 2 isoform X2, translated as MGGCFCIPREPTLSWGPGKETPSQDPATSSEFRSTPEDKEKCFPLQNMTPDLTLSFSVKSRSRRCVNGPLQEAARRRLWALENEDQEVRALFKDLSARLVGIQSQKSQFLITFKTMEEIWKFSTYLNLVKWGQVGDRSWGGDFRQELAHPSLAAQEPCRLDSSGYVSACLEHLLFDQKYWLNCRLVEDTEIQVSVDDKHLETIYLALLIQEGHFFCRAMCAVAQPAEKEGECLTLCKNELISVKIAEGEGESEWEGVSLVTGQRGLVPVSALEPLPLPFHQWFLRNYPGSCGLSRKRDWTGSDQIGRGKCKAWKGYEREEQDELNFRQGDSIEIIGFVVPGLQWFIGRLTCSGEVGFVPTRNIDPDSYSPMSKNSAFFSEEERCSLWVLGSDRTAECAGFLRTLAHTDITSVYRLSGFESIQNLPNDLSASQPEGFREARPGAAWKEHWATGSRQSSSSEDSNLEEELLSAASDSYHLPEPDDLDDPELLMDLHAGQEEEEAESFTPILAFLDHKGYADHFKSLYDSSFSFLASSFYGYSEEDELVVYLEASRKWAKRSHRTWAHARLCFLLGRLSVRKVKLSQARVYFEEAIHILDGAFEDLPLVAALYINLAAIYLRQRLRHKGSALLEKAGALLACLPDRESSTKNELDVVAYVLRQGIASESCPLEARACFLAVRLLLSLGRYEEVVPFAERLQLLSGHPPASDTVATVMSFLYDKKYLPHLAVASVRQRGPQSTQGMSLPIWQVHLALQNARKLLVVPSLSWNEISTLACPALRQALAACEEQADWDTQRALCLIMSKVYLQHRSPDGAIYYLSQALMLGQLLGEQETFESSLCLAWAYLLASQAKKALDILYPLLHSLKETESVTQMGVVHNLLGLALQGEGLVNRAAKSYLRALNRAWEMGNVRNQAVTLANLGHLSLKSWAQQPARDYILQAIRLYCKLQASVETDMELVQVLLWLAQVLVYRCQLARGRLCYEMALLFGLRHRHLKSQLQVTKSLCHFYSSVSPNPEACITYHEHWLMLVQQLRDREMEGQLLESLGQLYRNLNTARSLRRSLTCIKESLRIFIDLGEEDKAAEAWLGAGRLHYLMQEDELVELYLQAAIQKALKLEEPALALKLYEEAGDIFFNGTRHRQRAVEYYRAGAVPLARRMKAVRTELRIFNKLTELQISLEGYDRALEFATLAARLSTVTGDQKQELVAFHRLATVYYSMHMYEMAEDCYLRTLSLCPAWLQSPKEALYYAKVYYRLGRLTFHQLKDAHDAAEYFWLALAAAVLLGDEELQDTIRSRLDNICQSPLWLSSPCGRSSERARWLSSGGLAL; from the exons ACCTGACGCTCTCCTTCAGTGTGAAGAGCCGCTCCAGGAGGTGTGTAAATGGCCCCTTGCAGGAAGCGGCCAGGAGGCGGCTCTGGGCGCTGGAGAATGAGGACCAGGAGGTGCGTGCGCTGTTTAAG GACCTCTCAGCCAGGCTGGTGGGCATCCAGTCCCAGAAGTCCCAGTTCCTCATCACCTTCAAGACCATGGAGGAAATCTGGAAGTTCTCCACCTACCTGAACTTAG TTAAATGGGGACAAGTTGGGGATCGAAGCTGGGGAGGGGACTTCAGGCAGGAGCTTGCTCACCCTTCTCTGGCTGCTCAGGAACCTTGTCGGCTTGACTCCTCAGGCTATGTCTCTGCCTGTCTGGAGCATCTTCTCTTTGACCAGAAGTACTGGCTCAACTGCAGGTTGGTGGAGGATACGGAGATTCAAGTGTCAGTAGATGATAAACACCTGGAAACAATATACCTGGCGCTCCTGATACAGGAAG GCCACTTCTTCTGCAGAGCCATGTGCGCTGTGGCTCAGCCAGCTGAGAAGGAAGGGGAGTGTCTGACACTCTGCAAGAACGAGTTAATCTCAGTGAAAATAGCTGAAGGCGAAGGCGAGTCCGAGTGGGAAGGCGTGTCCTTGGTGACGGGTCAGCGGGGCCTGGTGCCAGTGTCAGCTCTGGAACCTCTGCCGCTCCCTTTCCACCA ATGGTTCCTGAGGAATTATCCGGGAAGCTGTGGCCTTTCCAGAAAGAGGGATTGGACAGGCTCCGATCAGATTG GCAGAGGGAAGTGTAAGGCCTGGAAGGGCTATGAGAGGGAAGAGCAGGATGAACTGAACTTCCGACAGGGAGACAGCATCGAGATCATCGGCTTCGTCGTACCCGGGCTTCAGTGGTTCATCGGGAGGTTGACGTGCTCTGGAGAAGTGGGCTTTGTCCCCACCAGGAACATAGATCCTGATTCTTATTCCCCAAT GAGCAAGAACTCTGCCTTTTTCAGTGAGGAGGAAAGATGCTCTCTGTGGGTCTTGGGAAGTGACAGGACAGCTGAGTGCGCCGGCTTCCTCCGCACGCTTGCTCATACTGACATCACGTCTGTCTACCGGCTTA GTGGCTTTGAATCCATCCAGAATCTTCCAAATGATCTGAGCG CGTCCCAGCCAGAAGGCTTCAGGGAGGCCCGGCCTGGTGCGGCCTGGAAGGAGCATTGGGCCACGGGCTCCAGACAGTCCAGCAGCTCCGAGGACTCCAACCTGGAGGAGGAGCTCCTCTCTGCCGCCTCCGACAGTTACCACCTGCCGGAGCCAGATGACCTCGATGACCCGGAGCTGCTCATGGACCTGCATGCtggtcaggaggaggaggaggctgagagcTTCACCCCTATATTGGCTTTCCTGGATCACAAAGGTTACGCTGACCACTTTAAGAGCCTCTATgactcctccttctctttcctcgcATCTTCCTTTTATGGCTACTCTGAGGAGGATGAGCTGGTGGTCTACCTGGAGGCCTCCAGGAAGTGGGCCAAGCGGAGCCACAGGACCTGGGCCCATGCCCGGCTCTGCTTCCTCCTGGGCCGGCTGAGTGTCAGGAAGGTCAAGCTCTCTCAGGCCAGGGTGTACTTTGAGGAGGCCATCCATATTCTCGATGGGGCATTTGAGGACCTGCCTTTGGTGGCTGCTCTGTACATCAACTTGGCAGCCATCTACCTGAGGCAGAGGCTGAGGCATAAAGGCTCAGCCCTGCTGGAGAAGGCGGGTGCCTTGTTGGCCTGCCTGCCTGATCGAGAGTCCAGCACCAAGAATGAGCTTGACGTGGTGGCCTACGTGCTGCGCCAGGGCATTGCGTCGGAGAGCTGCCCCCTGGAGGCCAGGGCCTGCTTCCTGGCCGTCCGGTTGCTCCTCAGCCTTGGCCGGTATGAAGAAGTCGTGCCCTTCGCCGAACGGCTACAGCTTCTCTCTGGACACCCTCCTGCCTCAGACACTGTGGCCACCGTCATGAGTTTCCTCTATGATAAGAAATATCTTCCACACCTTGCAGTGGCCTCTGTTCGGCAGCGTGGTCCCCAGAGTACCCAAGGGATGTCCCTCCCTATTTGGCAGGTCCACCTGGCCCTTCAGAATGCCCGCAAGCTCCTTGTTGTTCCCTCCTTGAGCTGGAATGAAATTTCCACCCTGGCCTGTCCGGCCCTCAGGCAGGCACTGGCTGCCTGTGAGGAGCAGGCCGATTGGGATACCCAGAGGGCCCTGTGTCTCATCATGTCCAAAGTGTACCTCCAACACAGGTCTCCTGATGGGGCCATCTACTACCTGAGCCAAGCCTTGATGCTAGGGCAGCTGCTGGGAGAGCAGGAAACCTTTGAGTCTTCCCTTTGCCTGGCATGGGCCTACCTCTTGGCCAGCCAAGCGAAGAAGGCCTTGGACATCCTCTATCCACTCTTACACTccctgaaggagacagagagtgTTACCCAAATGGGGGTAGTTCATAACCTTCTGGGACTTGCACTTCAAGGTGAAGGCCTGGTGAACAGGGCAGCCAAGAGCTATCTCCGGGCCTTGAACAGAGCTTGGGAGATGGGCAATGTGCGTAACCAGGCAGTGACTTTGGCCAATCTTGGCCACCTATCCCTTAAGTCTTGGGCTCAGCAGCCAGCCAGAGACTATATCCTTCAGGCCATCCGACTCTATTGTAAACTCCAGGCCAGTGTGGAGACAGACATGGAATTAGTACAGGTGCTTCTCTGGTTGGCCCAGGTCCTGGTGTACAGATGCCAGCTGGCCAGGGGCCGCCTTTGTTATGAAATGGCACTGCTGTTTGGCTTGAGGCACCGACACCTAAAGA GTCAGCTTCAGGTCACCAAATCCCTCTGCCATTTCTACAGCTCTGTGTCCCCAAACCCCGAGGCATGCATCACCTACCACGAGCACTGGCTGATGCTGGTGCAGCAACTCAGGGACCGGGAGATGGAGGGGCAGTTGCTGGAATCCCTTGGGCAGCTCTATCGGAACCTGAACACGGCCAG GTCCCTCAGGAGGTCCCTTACCTGCATCAAGGAGAGCCTGCGTATCTTCATCGACCTGGGAGAGGAAGACAAGGCTGCTGAGGCCTGGCTTGGGGCTGGGCGACTCCACTACCTCATGCAGGAAGACGAGCTGGTGGAACTGTACTTGCAG GCAGCCATCCAGAAAGCCCTGAAGTTGGAGGAGCCCGCCCTGGCTCTCAAGCTCTACGAAGAAGCCGGTGATATCTTCTTCAATGGGACCCGCCACAGGCAGCGTGCGGTGGAGTATTACCGG GCTGGGGCTGTTCCTTTAGCAAGGAGGATGAAGGCGGTGAGAACTGAGCTCCGGATTTTCAACAAGCTGACGGAGCTGCAGATCAGCCTGGAAGGCTATGACAGGGCTTTGGAATTTGCCACCCTGGCAGCCAGACTCAGCACAGTCACAG GAGATCAGAAGCAGGAGCTGGTGGCCTTTCACCGCCTGGCCACTGTGTACTATTCCATGCACATGTATGAGATGGCTGAGGACTGCTACCTGAGGACGCTGTCCCTTTGCCCAGCCTGGCTGCAGAGTCCCAAGGAGGCCCTGTATTATGCAAAGGTGTATTACCGCCTGGGCCGACTCACCTTCCACCAGCTGAAG GATGCCCATGACGCCGCTGAGTACTTCTGGCTGGCCCTGGCAGCAGCGGTCCTGCTGGGTGATGAGGAACTGCAGGACACCATTCGGAGCAGGCTGGACAACATCTGCCAGAGCCCTCTGTGGCTCAGCAGCCCCTGCGGGCGTTCCTCAGAGAGGGCACGGTGGCTGAGTAGTGGGGGCCTGGCCCTCTGA
- the SH3TC2 gene encoding SH3 domain and tetratricopeptide repeat-containing protein 2 isoform X1, whose protein sequence is MGGCFCIPREPTLSWGPGKETPSQDPATSSEFRSTPEDKEKCFPLQNMTPDLTLSFSVKSRSRRCVNGPLQEAARRRLWALENEDQEVRALFKDLSARLVGIQSQKSQFLITFKTMEEIWKFSTYLNLVKWGQVGDRSWGGDFRQELAHPSLAAQEPCRLDSSGYVSACLEHLLFDQKYWLNCRLVEDTEIQVSVDDKHLETIYLALLIQEGLFSLSTGHFFCRAMCAVAQPAEKEGECLTLCKNELISVKIAEGEGESEWEGVSLVTGQRGLVPVSALEPLPLPFHQWFLRNYPGSCGLSRKRDWTGSDQIGRGKCKAWKGYEREEQDELNFRQGDSIEIIGFVVPGLQWFIGRLTCSGEVGFVPTRNIDPDSYSPMSKNSAFFSEEERCSLWVLGSDRTAECAGFLRTLAHTDITSVYRLSGFESIQNLPNDLSASQPEGFREARPGAAWKEHWATGSRQSSSSEDSNLEEELLSAASDSYHLPEPDDLDDPELLMDLHAGQEEEEAESFTPILAFLDHKGYADHFKSLYDSSFSFLASSFYGYSEEDELVVYLEASRKWAKRSHRTWAHARLCFLLGRLSVRKVKLSQARVYFEEAIHILDGAFEDLPLVAALYINLAAIYLRQRLRHKGSALLEKAGALLACLPDRESSTKNELDVVAYVLRQGIASESCPLEARACFLAVRLLLSLGRYEEVVPFAERLQLLSGHPPASDTVATVMSFLYDKKYLPHLAVASVRQRGPQSTQGMSLPIWQVHLALQNARKLLVVPSLSWNEISTLACPALRQALAACEEQADWDTQRALCLIMSKVYLQHRSPDGAIYYLSQALMLGQLLGEQETFESSLCLAWAYLLASQAKKALDILYPLLHSLKETESVTQMGVVHNLLGLALQGEGLVNRAAKSYLRALNRAWEMGNVRNQAVTLANLGHLSLKSWAQQPARDYILQAIRLYCKLQASVETDMELVQVLLWLAQVLVYRCQLARGRLCYEMALLFGLRHRHLKSQLQVTKSLCHFYSSVSPNPEACITYHEHWLMLVQQLRDREMEGQLLESLGQLYRNLNTARSLRRSLTCIKESLRIFIDLGEEDKAAEAWLGAGRLHYLMQEDELVELYLQAAIQKALKLEEPALALKLYEEAGDIFFNGTRHRQRAVEYYRAGAVPLARRMKAVRTELRIFNKLTELQISLEGYDRALEFATLAARLSTVTGDQKQELVAFHRLATVYYSMHMYEMAEDCYLRTLSLCPAWLQSPKEALYYAKVYYRLGRLTFHQLKDAHDAAEYFWLALAAAVLLGDEELQDTIRSRLDNICQSPLWLSSPCGRSSERARWLSSGGLAL, encoded by the exons ACCTGACGCTCTCCTTCAGTGTGAAGAGCCGCTCCAGGAGGTGTGTAAATGGCCCCTTGCAGGAAGCGGCCAGGAGGCGGCTCTGGGCGCTGGAGAATGAGGACCAGGAGGTGCGTGCGCTGTTTAAG GACCTCTCAGCCAGGCTGGTGGGCATCCAGTCCCAGAAGTCCCAGTTCCTCATCACCTTCAAGACCATGGAGGAAATCTGGAAGTTCTCCACCTACCTGAACTTAG TTAAATGGGGACAAGTTGGGGATCGAAGCTGGGGAGGGGACTTCAGGCAGGAGCTTGCTCACCCTTCTCTGGCTGCTCAGGAACCTTGTCGGCTTGACTCCTCAGGCTATGTCTCTGCCTGTCTGGAGCATCTTCTCTTTGACCAGAAGTACTGGCTCAACTGCAGGTTGGTGGAGGATACGGAGATTCAAGTGTCAGTAGATGATAAACACCTGGAAACAATATACCTGGCGCTCCTGATACAGGAAG GGCTTTTCTCATTATCTACAGGCCACTTCTTCTGCAGAGCCATGTGCGCTGTGGCTCAGCCAGCTGAGAAGGAAGGGGAGTGTCTGACACTCTGCAAGAACGAGTTAATCTCAGTGAAAATAGCTGAAGGCGAAGGCGAGTCCGAGTGGGAAGGCGTGTCCTTGGTGACGGGTCAGCGGGGCCTGGTGCCAGTGTCAGCTCTGGAACCTCTGCCGCTCCCTTTCCACCA ATGGTTCCTGAGGAATTATCCGGGAAGCTGTGGCCTTTCCAGAAAGAGGGATTGGACAGGCTCCGATCAGATTG GCAGAGGGAAGTGTAAGGCCTGGAAGGGCTATGAGAGGGAAGAGCAGGATGAACTGAACTTCCGACAGGGAGACAGCATCGAGATCATCGGCTTCGTCGTACCCGGGCTTCAGTGGTTCATCGGGAGGTTGACGTGCTCTGGAGAAGTGGGCTTTGTCCCCACCAGGAACATAGATCCTGATTCTTATTCCCCAAT GAGCAAGAACTCTGCCTTTTTCAGTGAGGAGGAAAGATGCTCTCTGTGGGTCTTGGGAAGTGACAGGACAGCTGAGTGCGCCGGCTTCCTCCGCACGCTTGCTCATACTGACATCACGTCTGTCTACCGGCTTA GTGGCTTTGAATCCATCCAGAATCTTCCAAATGATCTGAGCG CGTCCCAGCCAGAAGGCTTCAGGGAGGCCCGGCCTGGTGCGGCCTGGAAGGAGCATTGGGCCACGGGCTCCAGACAGTCCAGCAGCTCCGAGGACTCCAACCTGGAGGAGGAGCTCCTCTCTGCCGCCTCCGACAGTTACCACCTGCCGGAGCCAGATGACCTCGATGACCCGGAGCTGCTCATGGACCTGCATGCtggtcaggaggaggaggaggctgagagcTTCACCCCTATATTGGCTTTCCTGGATCACAAAGGTTACGCTGACCACTTTAAGAGCCTCTATgactcctccttctctttcctcgcATCTTCCTTTTATGGCTACTCTGAGGAGGATGAGCTGGTGGTCTACCTGGAGGCCTCCAGGAAGTGGGCCAAGCGGAGCCACAGGACCTGGGCCCATGCCCGGCTCTGCTTCCTCCTGGGCCGGCTGAGTGTCAGGAAGGTCAAGCTCTCTCAGGCCAGGGTGTACTTTGAGGAGGCCATCCATATTCTCGATGGGGCATTTGAGGACCTGCCTTTGGTGGCTGCTCTGTACATCAACTTGGCAGCCATCTACCTGAGGCAGAGGCTGAGGCATAAAGGCTCAGCCCTGCTGGAGAAGGCGGGTGCCTTGTTGGCCTGCCTGCCTGATCGAGAGTCCAGCACCAAGAATGAGCTTGACGTGGTGGCCTACGTGCTGCGCCAGGGCATTGCGTCGGAGAGCTGCCCCCTGGAGGCCAGGGCCTGCTTCCTGGCCGTCCGGTTGCTCCTCAGCCTTGGCCGGTATGAAGAAGTCGTGCCCTTCGCCGAACGGCTACAGCTTCTCTCTGGACACCCTCCTGCCTCAGACACTGTGGCCACCGTCATGAGTTTCCTCTATGATAAGAAATATCTTCCACACCTTGCAGTGGCCTCTGTTCGGCAGCGTGGTCCCCAGAGTACCCAAGGGATGTCCCTCCCTATTTGGCAGGTCCACCTGGCCCTTCAGAATGCCCGCAAGCTCCTTGTTGTTCCCTCCTTGAGCTGGAATGAAATTTCCACCCTGGCCTGTCCGGCCCTCAGGCAGGCACTGGCTGCCTGTGAGGAGCAGGCCGATTGGGATACCCAGAGGGCCCTGTGTCTCATCATGTCCAAAGTGTACCTCCAACACAGGTCTCCTGATGGGGCCATCTACTACCTGAGCCAAGCCTTGATGCTAGGGCAGCTGCTGGGAGAGCAGGAAACCTTTGAGTCTTCCCTTTGCCTGGCATGGGCCTACCTCTTGGCCAGCCAAGCGAAGAAGGCCTTGGACATCCTCTATCCACTCTTACACTccctgaaggagacagagagtgTTACCCAAATGGGGGTAGTTCATAACCTTCTGGGACTTGCACTTCAAGGTGAAGGCCTGGTGAACAGGGCAGCCAAGAGCTATCTCCGGGCCTTGAACAGAGCTTGGGAGATGGGCAATGTGCGTAACCAGGCAGTGACTTTGGCCAATCTTGGCCACCTATCCCTTAAGTCTTGGGCTCAGCAGCCAGCCAGAGACTATATCCTTCAGGCCATCCGACTCTATTGTAAACTCCAGGCCAGTGTGGAGACAGACATGGAATTAGTACAGGTGCTTCTCTGGTTGGCCCAGGTCCTGGTGTACAGATGCCAGCTGGCCAGGGGCCGCCTTTGTTATGAAATGGCACTGCTGTTTGGCTTGAGGCACCGACACCTAAAGA GTCAGCTTCAGGTCACCAAATCCCTCTGCCATTTCTACAGCTCTGTGTCCCCAAACCCCGAGGCATGCATCACCTACCACGAGCACTGGCTGATGCTGGTGCAGCAACTCAGGGACCGGGAGATGGAGGGGCAGTTGCTGGAATCCCTTGGGCAGCTCTATCGGAACCTGAACACGGCCAG GTCCCTCAGGAGGTCCCTTACCTGCATCAAGGAGAGCCTGCGTATCTTCATCGACCTGGGAGAGGAAGACAAGGCTGCTGAGGCCTGGCTTGGGGCTGGGCGACTCCACTACCTCATGCAGGAAGACGAGCTGGTGGAACTGTACTTGCAG GCAGCCATCCAGAAAGCCCTGAAGTTGGAGGAGCCCGCCCTGGCTCTCAAGCTCTACGAAGAAGCCGGTGATATCTTCTTCAATGGGACCCGCCACAGGCAGCGTGCGGTGGAGTATTACCGG GCTGGGGCTGTTCCTTTAGCAAGGAGGATGAAGGCGGTGAGAACTGAGCTCCGGATTTTCAACAAGCTGACGGAGCTGCAGATCAGCCTGGAAGGCTATGACAGGGCTTTGGAATTTGCCACCCTGGCAGCCAGACTCAGCACAGTCACAG GAGATCAGAAGCAGGAGCTGGTGGCCTTTCACCGCCTGGCCACTGTGTACTATTCCATGCACATGTATGAGATGGCTGAGGACTGCTACCTGAGGACGCTGTCCCTTTGCCCAGCCTGGCTGCAGAGTCCCAAGGAGGCCCTGTATTATGCAAAGGTGTATTACCGCCTGGGCCGACTCACCTTCCACCAGCTGAAG GATGCCCATGACGCCGCTGAGTACTTCTGGCTGGCCCTGGCAGCAGCGGTCCTGCTGGGTGATGAGGAACTGCAGGACACCATTCGGAGCAGGCTGGACAACATCTGCCAGAGCCCTCTGTGGCTCAGCAGCCCCTGCGGGCGTTCCTCAGAGAGGGCACGGTGGCTGAGTAGTGGGGGCCTGGCCCTCTGA